The Candidatus Aminicenantes bacterium genome contains the following window.
CCGTCCGGTTGCCGTCAATCTTCAGAAGCCCGCGCAGCATCAGGCCCAAGAGCCGCGACGGGAGCTTTCGCTCTTCGGGCGACGGCTTGGCTTTTTCCGGAAACGGGAGAAAAAAGGGCTCATCTCCCGGAGATGGGAGATATCGAGTAGGAGGGGGGCTTGCGCCCCCCGTCCTCTCACACCACCGTACGTACGGTTCCGTATACGGCGGTTCAGGACGTCGCTCGGGCTCCGAGGAAGCTGTCCAACAGTGACACGAGTCCTAAGCGGGTAAACTCGGCTTTTTGGTATGCCTCGTTCATGTGCGAGGCCCCGGCGTTCCACCAGGGTCCACGTCCGTTCGAAGCCGATTTCCAGGCCCGGTCTTGGTCCAGTCCGCGTTGCATCAGCTTTCGTCGTCGGGTCGCCGGACGCTTCCACTGTCGCCAGAGCACGCACCGGAGCTTCCTCCGGAGCCATTCGTCCAGCGTTTCGAAGACGATCCGCACCTCCGCTAATCGGAAGTACTCGAACCATCCCCGCAGCTTCACGTTCAGCGTCCCGATCAGCCTCAGGATGTTGCGGCCGCGTCCTTGCCGGAAGATGAGCCGAAGGCCGTCCTTCAGCCGCTTCTCCGATCGACGAGCCACCCGCATGCGCGGGCTCTTTTCCGAGGTGATCGAGTAGCCCAGGAACTTCAAGTCCCAGGGGCGGCCAACCGAGCTCTTCGTTGGATTGACCCGCAGATGCAGCCGCTTTCCCAGGAACCGGCTCACCGTCGCCATGACCCGCTCGCCCGCCCGTTTCGACCGCACGTAAATATTGCAGTCGTCCGCATAGCGGCAGAACCGGTGTCCGCGCCGTTCCAGATCCTTGTCCAGAACATCCAGCAGGATGTTCGACAGCAGCGGCGACAGCGGGCTGCCCTGCGGCGTGCCTTCCGTCCGAACCGTTTCCGGCCCGTCCGTCATCAGCCCCGCCTGCAGGAACCTCCGCAGTAGCCCGAGCAGCCGTTTGTCCTTGACCCGCCGCGCGACAAGCGCCATCAGCACGTCGTGGTTCACCCGGTCGAAGAACTTCTCCAGGTCGATATCGACAACCCATCGGAAGCCCTCCGCCACGTATCCCCTGGCCGTCTGAACTGCCTGCAGCGCGCTGCGCCCCGGTCGGAACCCGTAACTCGCGTCCGAGAACGTCCGATCCCAAGCCGGGGCCATCACCTGATGCATGGCCTGTCCGATCAACCGGTCCACCGCCGTCGGGATGCCAAGCTTTCGCACCCCTCCGTCCGGCTTGGGGATTTCAACTCCCCTCACCGCCTGCGGCTTGTATCGGCCTTCGAGCAGCTCCGCCTTGATCCTCGCCCAGTGGGTCTTCAGGTAGGGCTCCAGGTCCTCGACGGTCATCCCATCGATCCCCGGGCTGCCCTTGTTCCCTCGAACCCGTTTAAGGGCTCGGATCATGTTCTCGCGTTCGACCACCGCGTCCAGCCATCCTTCGTCCTCCGGATAGTCGGGCTCCGTCCCTGCCGTGACGTTTGACGCCTCCCT
Protein-coding sequences here:
- the ltrA gene encoding group II intron reverse transcriptase/maturase, translated to MTRETPEKRAERPEPDRGRYGRKPKDSGREASNVTAGTEPDYPEDEGWLDAVVERENMIRALKRVRGNKGSPGIDGMTVEDLEPYLKTHWARIKAELLEGRYKPQAVRGVEIPKPDGGVRKLGIPTAVDRLIGQAMHQVMAPAWDRTFSDASYGFRPGRSALQAVQTARGYVAEGFRWVVDIDLEKFFDRVNHDVLMALVARRVKDKRLLGLLRRFLQAGLMTDGPETVRTEGTPQGSPLSPLLSNILLDVLDKDLERRGHRFCRYADDCNIYVRSKRAGERVMATVSRFLGKRLHLRVNPTKSSVGRPWDLKFLGYSITSEKSPRMRVARRSEKRLKDGLRLIFRQGRGRNILRLIGTLNVKLRGWFEYFRLAEVRIVFETLDEWLRRKLRCVLWRQWKRPATRRRKLMQRGLDQDRAWKSASNGRGPWWNAGASHMNEAYQKAEFTRLGLVSLLDSFLGARATS